In the genome of Candidatus Zixiibacteriota bacterium, one region contains:
- a CDS encoding restriction endonuclease subunit S — MEVREGYKQTEVGVIPEDWEVTKVGEVANVKTGPFGSSLHERDYVTDGTPIITVEHLGEQGVFHYNLPMVSDIDKKRLNRYILQTNDIVFSRVGSIDRNSLISQEENGWLFSGRLLRIRLESKHNVASFLSYNFQQESTKQRIRSVAVGQTMASLNTQILKNISISLPPTKAEQTAIATALSDADALIQSLEKLIAKKRNIKQGAMQELLRPEKCEKVKLLGEICEINKGQLITSNDIVFGDVPVIAGGKSPAYYHNKPNRLGRTITISASGANAGYVAFHKTPIFASDCSTIEESDNYSIEFIFYLLCLKQKEIYATQSGGAQPHIHPIDLYPIETPILDIEEQQNIATILSDMDAEISALEAKLAKYKQVKQGMMQELLTGKTRLV; from the coding sequence ATGGAAGTGAGGGAAGGCTACAAACAAACTGAGGTGGGTGTGATTCCAGAGGATTGGGAGGTAACAAAAGTGGGAGAGGTTGCGAATGTAAAAACTGGACCTTTTGGATCATCCCTTCATGAAAGAGATTATGTTACTGATGGAACTCCAATAATAACAGTTGAACATTTAGGTGAACAAGGAGTTTTTCATTATAATTTGCCGATGGTTTCAGATATTGACAAAAAAAGGCTGAATAGATATATACTTCAAACCAATGATATTGTTTTTAGTCGTGTAGGTTCAATTGATCGAAATTCATTGATAAGTCAAGAGGAAAATGGATGGCTGTTTTCTGGACGTTTATTAAGAATTCGGCTTGAATCAAAGCATAATGTTGCATCGTTTTTAAGTTATAACTTTCAACAAGAATCAACAAAACAACGCATAAGAAGTGTTGCTGTAGGTCAAACGATGGCTTCTCTAAATACTCAAATTCTAAAAAACATTTCTATTTCTCTCCCTCCCACCAAAGCCGAGCAAACCGCTATTGCTACCGCCTTAAGCGATGCCGATGCCCTGATCCAATCACTGGAGAAGCTCATTGCCAAGAAACGTAACATCAAGCAGGGAGCCATGCAGGAACTGCTTAGACCCGAAAAATGTGAAAAAGTGAAACTGCTTGGGGAAATTTGTGAAATAAATAAAGGTCAGCTCATTACATCAAATGATATCGTTTTTGGAGATGTTCCAGTTATTGCAGGAGGGAAAAGCCCTGCATATTATCACAATAAACCCAATAGATTAGGTAGAACAATAACCATTAGTGCCTCAGGGGCAAATGCCGGCTATGTGGCTTTTCATAAAACTCCGATTTTTGCATCAGATTGCTCAACAATTGAAGAAAGCGATAATTACTCAATTGAATTTATCTTTTATCTGCTTTGTCTCAAACAAAAAGAAATATATGCAACACAATCAGGAGGGGCTCAACCACATATTCATCCTATTGATTTATACCCAATTGAAACTCCTATTTTAGATATTGAAGAACAACAAAACATTGCAACCATCCTCTCCGACATGGATGCCGAAATATCCGCACTGGAAGCCAAGCTCGCCAAATACAAACAGGTAAAGCAGGGCATGATGCAGGAGCTATTAACAGGTAAAACGAGGTTGGTATGA
- a CDS encoding HsdR family type I site-specific deoxyribonuclease, with protein sequence MTQVGQIERLTQNRVVKLFHDELRYDYLGNWEGRPNNSNIEEEILTAYLTQKGYSSILINKALYELRTTANNYNESLYTNNKNVYKLLRYGVHVKAEAGDNFEPVQLIDWKNPEKNNFAIAEEVTIMGNREKRPDIVLYVNGIAIGVLELKRSTVSIGDGIRQSIVNQQREFIGSFFSTVQFIFAGNDSEGLRYGTIGTPEKFFLKWKEDVEDNTLSKLDKYLLKICYKKRLIELMYDFVLFDGGVKKLPRVHQYFAVKAAQEQIRKREGGIIWHTQGSGKSIIMVLLAKWILENNHDARVAIITDRDELDKQIERVFNDVGEPIKRSKSGLDLMAQLAQAKPRLFCSLVHKFGKKNVDNFEEFIKDLESKPSQAVGELFLFVDECHRTESGKLHRTMKAMLPGAVFIGFTGTPLLKKDKQTSQEVFGKFIHTYKFNEAVDDNVVLDLVYEARDIDQSISSPERIDAWFELKTRGLNDFQKSELKKKWGTMQKVLSCKSRMEKVVSDIIFDFNVKPRLSSERGNAILVASSIYEASRYYELFNNTGLKNRCALVTSYNPSNKDITTEDTGANTETEKETIYQIYSELLKNAAAKPNKTKTESYEDDVKEAFINEPANMRLLVVVDKLLVGFDAPSCTYLYIDKSMQDHGLFQAICRVNRLDTDDKQFGYIVDYKDLFRKVEDAVSVYTSELDYDDFENTDCDILLKDRLKKGRERLDNALEEIALLCEPVEPPKGTIEYIRYFCGNPEIPEELKSREVQRTALYKNTATLIRAFANIADEMEEAGYTENEIVIIKKELDFYLNLREEIRKASGETLDLKTYEADMRHLLDNYIQADEPRKISPFGNLSLIEIIVKTGIADAIKSLPKGIQSSREAIAETIANNVRQKIIREHLIDPAFFEEMSKLLDLIIQERKTKAINHEEYLKKIAELAKIVFEGKSETTPHILNTPAKRALYNNLGKDENLALSIHNNVIKNRPDNWRGRELRERVIKGELYKVLKDEKEVERIFVIIKQQNEY encoded by the coding sequence ATGACACAAGTTGGTCAAATAGAACGGCTCACCCAAAATCGGGTCGTAAAATTATTTCATGATGAATTGCGCTATGACTACCTTGGTAATTGGGAAGGCCGACCCAATAATAGCAATATCGAGGAAGAAATATTAACCGCCTATCTTACTCAAAAAGGGTATAGCTCTATTCTTATCAATAAAGCGTTGTATGAGTTGCGAACAACCGCCAACAACTATAACGAAAGCCTCTACACCAACAACAAAAATGTCTATAAACTGCTTCGCTATGGTGTGCATGTAAAAGCTGAAGCGGGTGATAACTTCGAGCCAGTTCAGCTTATCGATTGGAAAAACCCGGAGAAGAATAATTTCGCTATTGCTGAAGAAGTAACCATAATGGGTAACCGTGAAAAACGGCCGGATATTGTTCTCTATGTAAATGGTATCGCTATTGGTGTCCTGGAACTAAAACGCAGCACGGTCTCTATCGGTGATGGTATCAGACAGAGCATTGTTAATCAGCAGAGAGAATTTATCGGTTCCTTCTTCTCTACGGTTCAGTTTATTTTTGCGGGGAATGATTCCGAAGGTTTGCGCTATGGGACTATCGGCACACCGGAGAAATTCTTCCTTAAATGGAAAGAAGATGTCGAGGATAATACACTTTCAAAACTGGATAAATATCTCCTGAAGATATGTTATAAAAAGCGGCTTATCGAACTCATGTACGACTTTGTGCTTTTTGACGGTGGTGTTAAGAAACTGCCGCGCGTGCATCAGTACTTTGCCGTTAAGGCTGCACAGGAACAGATTCGCAAGCGTGAAGGCGGCATCATCTGGCACACTCAGGGAAGCGGCAAAAGTATCATCATGGTGCTCCTCGCCAAGTGGATATTAGAGAACAATCACGATGCCCGTGTTGCTATCATAACCGACCGTGACGAATTAGATAAGCAGATAGAGCGGGTTTTTAATGATGTTGGAGAACCAATCAAGCGTTCAAAGAGCGGTCTTGATTTAATGGCACAACTGGCACAAGCGAAACCGAGATTGTTCTGTTCGCTGGTACACAAGTTCGGCAAAAAGAATGTCGACAATTTTGAGGAATTTATCAAGGACCTGGAGAGTAAACCGAGTCAGGCAGTTGGCGAGCTATTTCTATTTGTAGATGAATGCCACCGTACCGAAAGCGGCAAGCTTCACCGCACTATGAAAGCAATGCTGCCCGGTGCTGTTTTTATAGGTTTCACCGGTACACCGCTTCTGAAAAAGGATAAGCAAACCAGTCAGGAAGTATTCGGCAAGTTTATTCACACCTACAAGTTTAATGAAGCAGTAGATGATAACGTCGTACTCGATTTAGTGTATGAAGCCCGTGATATTGATCAAAGCATTTCATCACCTGAGCGGATTGATGCCTGGTTTGAGTTAAAGACAAGAGGTTTAAACGATTTTCAAAAATCTGAGCTAAAAAAGAAATGGGGCACTATGCAGAAGGTGCTCAGCTGCAAGTCACGTATGGAAAAAGTAGTAAGCGATATCATTTTCGATTTCAACGTAAAGCCAAGGCTCAGCTCTGAAAGAGGCAATGCGATTTTAGTAGCCTCAAGTATTTATGAAGCAAGCCGCTACTATGAGCTTTTTAACAATACCGGATTGAAAAACAGATGCGCCTTAGTTACATCATACAATCCAAGCAACAAAGATATCACTACAGAAGATACAGGAGCTAACACCGAAACCGAAAAAGAGACTATATATCAGATTTATTCTGAGTTATTGAAAAATGCAGCAGCAAAACCAAATAAAACAAAAACAGAATCATATGAGGATGATGTTAAAGAAGCGTTTATTAATGAGCCTGCAAATATGCGTCTTTTGGTTGTGGTTGATAAGCTTCTTGTTGGTTTTGATGCTCCGAGCTGCACTTATCTTTATATTGATAAATCCATGCAGGACCACGGTCTATTTCAAGCGATTTGCAGAGTAAACCGCTTGGATACTGACGATAAGCAGTTTGGCTACATAGTTGATTACAAAGATTTATTCCGTAAGGTTGAAGATGCTGTTTCTGTCTATACTTCAGAACTTGATTATGATGATTTTGAAAATACTGATTGCGATATTTTATTAAAAGACCGCTTGAAAAAAGGTCGCGAGCGATTAGATAATGCGCTGGAAGAAATAGCCCTACTCTGTGAACCTGTTGAGCCGCCCAAAGGAACAATAGAATACATCCGCTACTTCTGCGGCAATCCAGAAATCCCTGAAGAACTAAAAAGCCGTGAAGTTCAAAGAACTGCCTTATACAAAAACACAGCAACTTTAATACGCGCTTTTGCCAACATAGCTGATGAGATGGAAGAAGCAGGTTATACTGAAAATGAGATTGTAATTATCAAGAAGGAACTCGATTTTTACTTGAATCTCCGTGAAGAAATTAGAAAAGCAAGCGGTGAAACGCTCGACCTTAAAACTTATGAAGCAGACATGCGTCATTTGCTTGATAACTATATTCAAGCTGATGAGCCTCGAAAAATATCACCATTTGGCAATCTTTCACTCATTGAAATAATCGTGAAAACAGGTATTGCCGATGCTATAAAGAGCTTACCTAAAGGCATACAAAGCAGCCGGGAAGCTATTGCTGAAACCATTGCGAATAATGTGCGGCAGAAAATTATCAGGGAGCATTTAATAGACCCTGCCTTTTTTGAAGAAATGTCAAAGCTTCTTGATTTAATCATCCAAGAGCGCAAGACTAAAGCAATCAACCATGAGGAGTATTTGAAAAAGATTGCAGAGCTTGCCAAAATAGTATTCGAAGGGAAAAGTGAAACTACACCTCATATCTTAAATACACCAGCAAAGAGGGCATTGTACAATAATCTTGGTAAAGATGAAAACTTAGCTTTATCCATCCACAACAATGTTATCAAAAATAGACCGGATAATTGGAGAGGTCGCGAACTCAGAGAACGGGTAATTAAAGGTGAATTGTATAAAGTTTTAAAGGATGAAAAAGAAGTCGAAAGAATCTTTGTTATTATAAAACAACAGAATGAATATTGA
- a CDS encoding N-6 DNA methylase, translated as TKITLYGQEKDSATSGLARMNMILHDNEIALIEQGNTLANPLFLNDNGALKTFDYVVANPPFSDKRWGNGVDAVGDIHGRFKDFGIPPSKNGDYAYLLHIIRSLKSKAKGACILPHGVLFRGNAEAEIRTNIIRRGYIKGIIGLPANLFYGTGIPACIIVLDKENAHNRKGIFMIDASKGYMKDGPKNRLRSMDIHKIVEVFNKQLEIDKYSKMIPFAAIEKNEYNLNIPRYIDSQEPEDIQDIEAHLLGDIPNADIDALENYWMVYPTLKTTLFGKSKRAKYSKLKVEKDLIKQTIFEHPEFAAFAKKMNALFTKWKKKSAGCLKALQAGAKPKEVIFDLSESLLAQYTGKKLIDKYDVYQHLMNYWDEVMQDDCYIIAVDGWKAETYRILVENKKKKMVDKGWTCDLIPKELVINRFFVEDKQAIEALAAESETIAGKLTELEEEHSGEDGVFAELDKVSKGNAQKLLKELKNETDAKKEIKIVETYLDLIKKQAVAKKQIKEAQADLDNKLYAKYPALSEDEIKTLVVDDKWMTAMEKEIRTEMDRISQRLTQRVKELAERYETPLPIQTTEVSKLEKRVNAHLKKMGFSWK; from the coding sequence ACTAAAATTACTCTGTACGGACAGGAAAAAGACTCCGCCACATCAGGTTTAGCCCGCATGAATATGATTTTACATGACAATGAGATAGCACTAATCGAGCAGGGTAATACATTGGCTAATCCTCTTTTTTTGAATGATAACGGCGCGCTTAAAACCTTTGATTATGTGGTTGCCAATCCGCCGTTTAGTGACAAACGTTGGGGTAATGGCGTTGACGCCGTCGGCGACATCCATGGCCGGTTTAAAGATTTTGGTATTCCTCCCTCAAAAAACGGAGATTACGCTTACCTGCTTCATATTATCCGTTCGCTGAAAAGCAAAGCCAAAGGCGCGTGCATTCTCCCGCATGGAGTTTTGTTCAGAGGAAACGCGGAAGCGGAAATCCGCACAAACATTATCAGGAGAGGATACATCAAGGGGATTATCGGTCTGCCGGCTAATCTGTTTTATGGAACTGGTATTCCTGCCTGTATTATTGTGCTCGATAAAGAAAATGCTCATAACCGCAAAGGCATATTCATGATTGATGCCAGTAAAGGTTATATGAAGGACGGTCCGAAAAACCGGCTTCGCAGTATGGATATTCACAAGATAGTTGAAGTTTTTAACAAGCAGCTTGAGATTGATAAATATTCGAAAATGATCCCGTTTGCCGCAATTGAGAAAAATGAATACAACCTCAACATTCCCCGCTATATAGACAGTCAAGAGCCCGAAGATATTCAGGATATTGAAGCTCATTTGCTGGGTGATATTCCCAATGCTGATATTGACGCGCTGGAGAACTACTGGATGGTGTACCCTACTCTGAAAACCACTCTCTTTGGTAAAAGCAAGCGGGCGAAATATTCAAAGTTGAAAGTTGAAAAAGATTTAATTAAGCAGACGATTTTTGAGCATCCTGAATTTGCAGCGTTTGCAAAAAAAATGAATGCCCTGTTTACAAAGTGGAAAAAGAAAAGTGCCGGCTGCCTAAAAGCGCTACAAGCTGGCGCAAAACCCAAAGAGGTGATTTTTGATCTTTCTGAAAGCCTGCTGGCACAGTACACCGGCAAAAAGCTGATTGACAAATACGATGTCTATCAGCATCTGATGAACTATTGGGACGAGGTGATGCAGGATGATTGTTATATCATTGCTGTTGACGGCTGGAAAGCAGAAACTTATCGCATACTGGTTGAGAATAAAAAGAAGAAGATGGTAGATAAAGGCTGGACATGCGATCTTATCCCGAAAGAGCTGGTTATCAACCGATTCTTTGTTGAAGATAAGCAAGCCATTGAAGCATTAGCAGCAGAAAGTGAAACCATTGCCGGAAAGCTTACCGAGTTAGAAGAGGAACACAGCGGTGAGGATGGCGTTTTCGCAGAGCTGGATAAGGTAAGCAAAGGGAATGCGCAAAAGCTTTTAAAAGAGCTTAAAAACGAAACAGATGCCAAGAAAGAAATAAAAATCGTTGAGACCTACCTTGACCTGATAAAAAAACAAGCTGTTGCCAAAAAGCAAATTAAGGAAGCTCAAGCTGATTTAGATAATAAGCTTTATGCCAAATACCCGGCTCTTAGCGAAGACGAGATTAAAACGCTGGTAGTTGATGACAAATGGATGACCGCAATGGAAAAAGAGATTCGCACCGAAATGGATAGAATCAGCCAGCGGTTGACCCAGCGCGTAAAAGAACTTGCTGAACGCTACGAAACGCCTCTGCCTATACAGACGACCGAAGTTAGCAAGCTGGAAAAGAGAGTCAACGCTCATCTGAAGAAGATGGGGTTTTCATGGAAGTGA
- a CDS encoding M48 family metallopeptidase: MKKLKLGNISIDVIQKNIKNIHLSVHPPTGRVRISAPLRLDLDTIRVYALSKLSWIKKQQEKFRSQEREAPREFLNKESHYFKGKRYLLKIVEENAIPKVILKHNVIELYVRPGADIGKRKNILDEWYREKIKESISLIITKWEKKLKVQVHEFRIKKMRTKWGTCNREAKRIWLNLELAKKPVECLEYIIVHEMVHLLERTHNERFISLMNKFMPKWKFYRDELNRLPVKHENWKY; this comes from the coding sequence ATGAAAAAATTAAAATTGGGAAATATTTCAATAGATGTTATTCAGAAGAATATCAAAAACATTCATCTAAGTGTTCATCCGCCTACTGGTAGAGTTCGCATTTCCGCGCCTTTGCGATTGGATTTGGATACCATTAGAGTGTATGCTCTTTCAAAGCTTAGCTGGATAAAAAAGCAACAGGAGAAGTTTAGAAGCCAAGAAAGAGAAGCCCCCAGAGAGTTTCTTAATAAGGAAAGTCATTACTTTAAGGGCAAACGCTATTTGCTTAAAATAGTTGAAGAAAATGCAATCCCTAAAGTCATATTAAAACACAATGTCATAGAGCTTTATGTTAGGCCAGGTGCTGATATTGGAAAAAGAAAAAACATATTGGATGAATGGTATCGAGAAAAAATAAAAGAGTCTATTTCGCTTATTATTACAAAGTGGGAAAAGAAATTGAAGGTTCAGGTACATGAATTCAGAATAAAAAAGATGAGAACTAAATGGGGTACCTGTAATCGTGAAGCCAAGCGAATATGGTTGAACCTTGAGCTTGCTAAAAAGCCCGTCGAATGTTTGGAATATATTATTGTGCATGAAATGGTGCATTTGCTTGAAAGAACTCACAATGAAAGATTTATTTCCCTTATGAATAAATTTATGCCAAAATGGAAATTCTACAGAGATGAATTGAATAGATTGCCGGTTAAACATGAAAATTGGAAATACTGA